The following are encoded together in the Pseudomonas sediminis genome:
- the cbiE gene encoding precorrin-6y C5,15-methyltransferase (decarboxylating) subunit CbiE, with protein MKPWLTLVGIGEDGYPGLGKAARRALLAATRIVGAPRQLALLPPCITGERETWPSPFDLQPLLAKRGEAVCVLASGDPMFYGVGASLARQVPADELQVLPAPSSVSLAAARLGWPLQEAEVVSLVGRPLATLNARLYPGTRLLVLSADGDTPAQVAEALCARGFGASCLTLLEHLGGPDERRIEGLAASWNLPRGADLNLLAVACLADAGAQLLPPTCGLPDDAYRHDGQLTKRDVRAVTLARLAPLPGELLWDVGAGCGSIGIEWMRAHPACRAIAIEADEGRQAHIRQNRDTLGVPGLQLVAGHAPEALDGLPAPDAIFIGGGVTVPGVLDDCWAALKPGGRLLANAVTIQSEAALVAFREQHGGELLRLTVAQAQPLGGFDTWRAALPITLLMVRKP; from the coding sequence ATGAAACCCTGGTTGACCCTGGTCGGCATCGGCGAAGACGGCTATCCCGGCCTGGGCAAGGCCGCGCGCCGCGCACTGTTGGCGGCCACGCGTATTGTCGGTGCACCGCGCCAGCTGGCGCTGTTGCCACCGTGTATCACGGGCGAGCGGGAAACCTGGCCGAGCCCCTTCGACCTGCAACCGCTGCTGGCGAAGCGTGGCGAGGCGGTGTGTGTGCTGGCCAGTGGCGACCCGATGTTCTACGGCGTCGGCGCCAGCTTGGCACGCCAGGTGCCGGCCGACGAGTTGCAGGTATTGCCGGCGCCGTCCTCGGTGTCGCTGGCGGCGGCGCGCCTGGGCTGGCCGTTGCAGGAGGCTGAGGTGGTCTCCCTGGTCGGCCGGCCGCTGGCCACGCTCAATGCCCGGCTATATCCCGGTACGCGCCTGCTGGTGTTGAGCGCCGATGGTGACACCCCTGCGCAGGTCGCCGAAGCCTTGTGCGCACGTGGTTTCGGCGCCAGCTGCCTGACCCTGCTGGAACACCTTGGCGGGCCTGACGAGCGCCGTATCGAGGGCCTGGCCGCGAGCTGGAACCTGCCACGCGGTGCCGATCTCAATCTGCTGGCCGTGGCGTGCCTGGCCGACGCCGGCGCGCAACTGCTGCCACCGACCTGCGGCCTGCCGGACGACGCCTACCGCCACGACGGGCAACTGACCAAGCGCGACGTGCGCGCGGTCACCCTGGCGCGGCTGGCGCCGCTGCCTGGCGAGTTGCTGTGGGATGTCGGCGCCGGTTGCGGCTCCATCGGCATCGAATGGATGCGCGCGCATCCGGCCTGCCGGGCCATCGCCATCGAGGCGGACGAAGGGCGTCAGGCGCATATCCGCCAGAACCGCGATACTCTCGGCGTGCCCGGCCTGCAACTGGTCGCTGGACATGCGCCCGAAGCACTGGATGGACTGCCGGCGCCGGATGCGATCTTCATCGGCGGCGGCGTCACAGTGCCAGGCGTGCTCGATGATTGTTGGGCCGCGCTCAAGCCGGGCGGGCGTCTGCTGGCCAATGCCGTGACTATCCAGAGTGAGGCGGCCCTGGTCGCCTTCCGTGAACAGCATGGCGGTGAACTGCTGCGTCTGACCGTGGCCCAGGCACAGCCGCTGGGCGGCTTCGACACCTGGCGCGCGGCGTTGCCGATTACCCTGCTGATGGTGCGCAAGCCGTGA
- a CDS encoding cobalt-precorrin-6A reductase: MSARLLLLGGTTEALRLARRLGPETVYSLAGLGRVPDDLACRVRVGGFGGAEGLAAFIASEGIELLLDLTHPYAAQISHNAARAAEIADVPCWALRRPGWQPGADDDWREVDGWDELTRALAPFERPFFTSGREPLTHLHEIPEHQHWTVRCLQAEPAPPRAEIIGARGPFSLDEERALFARLRCDVLISKNSGSASTEPKLQVARELGLPVLLLRRPQLPAVTREFAELDALYEALSL, encoded by the coding sequence GTGAGCGCGCGACTCCTGCTGCTCGGTGGCACTACCGAAGCGCTGCGTCTGGCGCGTCGGCTGGGCCCGGAGACGGTGTACAGCCTGGCAGGTCTGGGCCGGGTGCCGGACGACCTGGCCTGCCGCGTGCGCGTCGGCGGCTTCGGTGGCGCCGAGGGCCTGGCAGCTTTTATCGCCAGTGAAGGCATCGAGCTGCTGCTGGATTTGACCCATCCGTACGCTGCGCAGATCAGCCACAACGCGGCTCGCGCCGCAGAAATCGCAGACGTGCCGTGCTGGGCATTGCGTCGCCCTGGCTGGCAGCCAGGCGCGGATGACGACTGGCGCGAAGTGGACGGTTGGGATGAGCTGACCCGCGCGCTGGCGCCGTTCGAGCGGCCGTTCTTCACCTCCGGGCGCGAACCACTGACGCACCTGCATGAAATTCCTGAGCACCAGCACTGGACGGTGCGCTGCCTGCAGGCCGAGCCGGCGCCGCCGCGCGCCGAGATCATAGGTGCACGTGGACCGTTCTCGCTGGACGAGGAGCGCGCCCTGTTCGCCCGCCTGCGTTGCGACGTGCTGATCAGCAAGAACAGCGGCAGCGCGTCCACCGAGCCGAAGTTGCAAGTTGCCCGTGAGCTTGGATTGCCGGTGCTGCTGTTGCGTCGCCCGCAGTTGCCGGCGGTAACGCGTGAGTTCGCGGAGTTGGACGCTCTGTACGAGGCGCTGTCCCTGTAG
- a CDS encoding TonB-dependent receptor — protein sequence MARYPLFQTCASFALLLAASAMASASPVDLPDVTVQAHAAEEGESDLHTPTTSGSRLELSALQTPASTTSLSGAEVRGRNNLTVQDAVTRMPGISSIGTPGNGGTALSARGFTGHSATMQLYDGTRQYVGAGTVTFPVDTWSVERIDVLRGPASVLYGEGATGAVINVVPKKPFAGDIRNHLRLGYGSDDRRQAALDSGGSLSEALSYRFNLNQQASNGWVDRGDSESLALSAALRWDASDDLSFTLSHDHGDQSPERYFGTPLVAGKYRERIRDRNYNVANADIRYNDQITRLTTDWRINDALSASNQLYYIKTQRYWRNAETYRWQPDDLINRSSFYEIKHTQEQVGDRQSFTLDHSLFGLDSRTVVGVDYNRIHFARQHDFDSSFSDTVPPAGSGGGQYQSNDPRGYAPRERNLARQFSLFAENRTQLTERLSLVTGVRRDQVHIQRDDLLSDSSVDRSLSGGNWRAGLVFALTPDLSLYGQYATSTEGVNNLLTLSPSQQQFDLSEARQSEIGLKQLFWNGQGEWTLAAYHIVKKKLLSRETPASPTEQIGQQSSDGLEATLELALGRGWQVSANAAFVRAEYDDFVEGAGDRSGNRPSNVPRRTANLWLNKALGSGVDIGMGARYVDARYADAANQIEVPGYTLVDATLAWQALPDVRLGLELNNLFDRQYTTTASSAGEQWYLGAPRSLFVTADYSF from the coding sequence ATGGCGCGCTATCCCCTGTTCCAAACCTGTGCATCGTTCGCGTTGCTATTGGCTGCTTCGGCCATGGCCAGCGCCTCTCCAGTCGATCTGCCTGACGTCACCGTCCAGGCGCACGCTGCCGAGGAAGGCGAGAGCGATCTGCATACACCTACTACGTCCGGCTCGCGCCTGGAGCTGTCGGCGCTGCAAACGCCGGCCAGCACCACCAGCCTCAGCGGCGCCGAAGTGCGTGGGCGCAACAATCTGACGGTGCAGGACGCCGTGACCCGCATGCCGGGCATCAGCAGCATCGGCACCCCAGGTAATGGCGGCACTGCGCTGTCGGCGCGCGGCTTCACTGGCCATTCGGCGACCATGCAGCTGTACGATGGCACCCGCCAGTACGTCGGCGCCGGCACCGTGACCTTCCCGGTGGATACCTGGTCGGTGGAGCGCATCGACGTGCTGCGCGGCCCGGCGTCGGTGCTCTATGGCGAAGGTGCAACCGGCGCGGTGATCAACGTGGTGCCGAAGAAGCCCTTCGCGGGTGACATCCGTAACCACCTGCGCCTCGGCTATGGCAGCGATGACCGCCGCCAGGCCGCGTTGGACAGCGGCGGCTCGCTGAGCGAAGCCCTGAGCTACCGCTTCAACCTCAACCAGCAGGCCAGCAATGGCTGGGTCGACCGCGGTGATTCCGAGAGCCTGGCGCTGAGCGCCGCGCTGCGCTGGGATGCCAGCGACGACCTGAGCTTCACCCTGTCCCACGACCACGGCGACCAGAGCCCCGAGCGCTACTTCGGCACCCCGCTGGTGGCTGGCAAGTACCGCGAGCGCATTCGTGATCGCAACTACAACGTCGCCAATGCCGACATTCGCTACAACGACCAGATTACCCGGCTGACCACCGACTGGCGCATCAACGATGCGTTGAGTGCCAGCAACCAGCTCTACTACATCAAGACCCAGCGCTACTGGCGCAACGCCGAGACCTACCGTTGGCAACCGGACGACCTGATCAACCGCAGCAGCTTCTACGAGATCAAGCACACCCAGGAACAGGTCGGCGACCGCCAGAGTTTCACCCTGGATCACAGTCTGTTCGGCCTCGACAGCCGCACCGTGGTGGGCGTGGATTACAACCGCATCCACTTCGCCCGCCAGCACGATTTCGACAGCAGCTTCAGCGACACTGTCCCGCCTGCCGGCTCCGGTGGCGGTCAGTACCAGAGCAATGATCCACGCGGTTATGCCCCACGCGAGCGCAACCTGGCGCGGCAGTTCTCGCTGTTCGCCGAGAACCGCACCCAGCTGACCGAGCGCCTGTCGCTGGTCACTGGAGTACGGCGTGATCAGGTGCATATCCAGCGTGACGATCTGCTCAGCGATAGCAGCGTCGACCGCAGCTTGAGTGGCGGCAACTGGCGCGCCGGCCTGGTCTTCGCCCTGACGCCCGACCTCTCGCTGTACGGCCAGTACGCCACCAGTACCGAAGGGGTGAACAACCTGCTGACCCTCAGCCCGAGCCAGCAGCAGTTCGACCTGAGCGAAGCCAGGCAGAGCGAAATCGGCCTCAAGCAGCTGTTCTGGAATGGCCAGGGCGAATGGACGCTGGCCGCCTACCACATCGTCAAGAAGAAGCTGCTCAGCCGCGAAACCCCGGCTTCGCCCACCGAGCAGATCGGTCAGCAGTCCTCTGACGGCCTGGAAGCCACGCTGGAGCTGGCCCTGGGTCGCGGCTGGCAGGTGTCGGCCAACGCCGCATTCGTGCGCGCCGAATACGACGACTTCGTCGAAGGCGCTGGCGACCGCAGCGGCAATCGGCCGAGCAACGTGCCGCGGCGCACCGCCAACCTCTGGCTGAACAAGGCGCTCGGCAGTGGGGTGGATATTGGCATGGGCGCGCGTTACGTCGACGCCCGCTACGCCGATGCGGCCAACCAGATCGAGGTGCCCGGCTACACCCTGGTCGACGCCACTCTCGCCTGGCAGGCGCTGCCGGACGTGCGCCTGGGCCTGGAGCTGAACAACCTGTTCGACCGCCAGTACACCACTACCGCCAGCAGTGCTGGCGAGCAATGGTACCTGGGCGCGCCGCGTTCGTTGTTCGTCACTGCGGACTACAGCTTCTGA
- the cobG gene encoding precorrin-3B synthase produces MPTSVRPSACPGLLRIVPALDGGICRIKLPGGVLLGTQARAIAEAARQHASGVLELTNRSNLQIRGVLPGQEAPLIDALLAAGLGPRVAAADDVRNLMLSPAAGLDPQARMDVRPLANQLLDLLQDTPALHALSPKFALQLDGGEALAMREHPHDLWLTAEDDQHLLLGLAGCPFEAPLARIEATQAVELVRQLLLLFLELATPEQSRMRQLLQQIPVDELLQRLQTRLHFPLQPVPVNWQPSATLMRPPAGIYPQAQRSLCMVAAGAQLGRLHAEQLLALADLSERHGDGELRLTPWQGVLLGNVAEQKADKLLVALGELGLLNHADEPLLGLVACTGSAACARGLADSKHHALHLAELLHESGARPQVHLSACPRSCASARVQPYTLLASTPDHYQLYQRTPEAPGFGLLLVPAMTIDEAGAWFARQHPAGTPDA; encoded by the coding sequence TTGCCCACATCCGTCCGCCCTTCCGCCTGCCCCGGCCTGCTGCGCATCGTGCCTGCGCTGGACGGTGGCATCTGCCGCATCAAGCTGCCCGGCGGCGTGCTGCTCGGCACCCAGGCGCGGGCGATTGCCGAGGCAGCGCGGCAGCATGCCAGTGGCGTGCTGGAGCTGACCAACCGCAGCAACCTGCAGATTCGCGGCGTGCTGCCCGGTCAGGAAGCGCCGCTGATCGATGCCCTGCTCGCCGCTGGACTCGGCCCCCGGGTGGCCGCCGCCGATGACGTGCGCAACCTGATGCTCAGCCCCGCCGCCGGCCTCGACCCGCAGGCGCGGATGGACGTGCGTCCGCTGGCCAACCAATTGCTCGACCTGCTGCAGGACACCCCGGCGCTGCATGCCCTGTCACCCAAGTTCGCCCTGCAACTGGACGGCGGCGAAGCCCTGGCCATGCGCGAACACCCCCACGACCTGTGGCTGACCGCCGAGGACGACCAGCACCTGCTGCTGGGCCTGGCCGGCTGCCCCTTTGAGGCGCCTCTGGCGCGCATCGAGGCGACCCAGGCAGTCGAGCTGGTACGCCAGCTCCTGCTGCTGTTCCTCGAACTGGCGACTCCCGAGCAATCTCGCATGCGCCAGTTGCTGCAACAGATCCCAGTCGACGAACTGCTGCAACGTCTGCAGACGCGCCTGCATTTTCCCTTGCAACCGGTGCCGGTCAATTGGCAGCCCAGCGCGACGCTCATGCGCCCACCGGCAGGTATTTATCCACAAGCACAGAGAAGCCTGTGCATGGTCGCAGCCGGCGCTCAGTTGGGCCGTCTGCATGCAGAGCAACTCCTCGCCCTCGCCGATCTGAGCGAGCGGCATGGCGACGGCGAGCTGCGCCTAACCCCCTGGCAAGGCGTGCTGCTAGGCAATGTGGCGGAGCAAAAGGCCGACAAATTGCTGGTCGCGCTGGGTGAACTGGGCCTGTTGAACCATGCCGACGAGCCACTGCTTGGTCTGGTCGCCTGCACCGGCTCGGCGGCCTGCGCGCGCGGCCTGGCCGATAGCAAACACCACGCCCTGCACCTGGCAGAGTTGCTGCACGAAAGCGGTGCCCGCCCGCAGGTGCATCTCAGCGCCTGCCCGCGCAGTTGCGCCAGCGCCCGCGTGCAGCCCTATACCCTGCTGGCCAGCACGCCCGACCACTACCAGCTCTATCAACGCACGCCCGAGGCGCCCGGCTTTGGCCTCCTACTGGTGCCAGCCATGACCATCGACGAAGCCGGCGCCTGGTTCGCCCGCCAACACCCCGCAGGAACCCCCGATGCTTGA
- a CDS encoding (2Fe-2S) ferredoxin domain-containing protein, whose amino-acid sequence MSQAPYARILFIGPGLGRGASSERLQQRIETLLGEAHLHDTEQDGFWQAIIEAPRPLLVVDLEPRADAAHRDWLRECIAERGNGSEVFVVCSAMEDAWLDGLGALLERREAHIPCSDVPGVPEHHAWSQIPPHAQRLLLCNGPRCTRKGALGLWKTLRQRLKAAGKLECEGGVHITRSQCQFPCDLGPTASLYPQGEWYGIKDEAAVIRLVDERLVAGRALPELRIDEQGGN is encoded by the coding sequence ATGAGCCAAGCCCCTTACGCGCGCATCCTGTTCATCGGCCCCGGCCTGGGGCGTGGTGCATCGTCCGAGCGTCTGCAACAGCGTATCGAAACGCTGCTGGGTGAAGCGCATCTGCATGACACGGAACAGGACGGCTTCTGGCAGGCCATCATCGAGGCGCCACGCCCGTTGCTGGTGGTCGATCTGGAGCCACGCGCCGATGCCGCGCACCGCGACTGGCTGCGCGAGTGCATCGCCGAACGCGGTAACGGGAGCGAGGTATTCGTGGTTTGCAGCGCCATGGAAGATGCCTGGCTCGATGGCCTGGGCGCGTTGCTCGAACGCCGTGAAGCGCATATCCCCTGCAGCGACGTGCCAGGCGTGCCGGAACACCACGCCTGGTCGCAGATTCCCCCGCATGCGCAGCGCCTGCTGCTGTGCAACGGCCCGCGCTGCACGCGCAAGGGCGCGCTGGGCCTGTGGAAAACCTTGCGCCAGCGGCTCAAGGCCGCCGGCAAGCTGGAGTGCGAGGGCGGCGTGCATATCACCCGCAGCCAGTGCCAGTTTCCCTGTGACCTGGGGCCGACCGCGAGCCTTTATCCACAGGGCGAGTGGTACGGCATCAAGGACGAGGCGGCGGTGATCCGTCTGGTCGACGAGCGCCTGGTGGCGGGTAGGGCGTTGCCGGAGTTGCGTATCGATGAGCAGGGCGGCAACTAG